In the genome of Staphylococcus durrellii, one region contains:
- a CDS encoding GNAT family N-acetyltransferase, with protein sequence MVIDFNIVPYDDKYFDEINKLNSEEGWHNLVEYKATFKNALNQSNAYVAVDNESNVLGYIRTITDQFITLFICELLVKMSYRSNGLGRALINKAHRQYPTTRIELLATKSSAAYYEKHKFRPFYGFRKSSDE encoded by the coding sequence ATGGTAATAGACTTCAATATAGTACCTTACGACGATAAATATTTTGATGAAATTAATAAATTAAACAGTGAAGAAGGCTGGCATAATCTTGTTGAATATAAAGCAACGTTTAAAAATGCTTTAAATCAGTCAAATGCATATGTTGCTGTAGATAATGAAAGTAATGTGCTAGGCTATATTAGAACAATTACAGATCAATTTATAACTTTATTTATATGTGAATTACTTGTTAAAATGTCGTATAGAAGTAATGGGTTGGGGCGAGCTTTAATAAATAAAGCACATCGACAATATCCCACAACTAGAATTGAACTATTGGCTACAAAAAGTTCGGCTGCATATTATGAAAAACATAAATTTAGACCGTTTTATGGCTTTAGAAAATCATCGGATGAATAG
- the trmD gene encoding tRNA (guanosine(37)-N1)-methyltransferase TrmD, producing MRIDYLTLFPEMFDGVLNHSILKRAQDKNVLSVNTINFRDFAQNKHQQVDDYPFGGGQGMVLKPEPVFNAMESIEHNENTRVILMCPQGRPFSQEIAQELSEAEHLVFICGHYEGYDERIREHLVTDEISMGDYVLTGGELPAMTMTDAIVRLIPGVLGNQQSHEDDSFQDGLLEFPQYTRPREFKNYKVPDVLLSGNHANIERWRHEQKIIRTYDKRPDLLEHYELTQSDKKVIENYKNQSSK from the coding sequence ATGCGAATAGATTACTTAACATTATTTCCAGAAATGTTTGATGGCGTGTTAAATCATTCAATTTTAAAAAGAGCGCAGGATAAAAATGTACTGTCTGTTAATACGATTAATTTTAGGGACTTCGCACAAAATAAACATCAGCAAGTTGATGATTATCCATTTGGAGGCGGACAAGGTATGGTGTTAAAACCTGAACCTGTCTTTAATGCAATGGAATCAATAGAACATAACGAAAATACACGCGTTATATTAATGTGTCCGCAAGGGAGACCATTTAGTCAGGAAATTGCGCAAGAGTTAAGTGAGGCTGAACATCTCGTCTTTATTTGCGGGCATTATGAGGGCTATGATGAACGTATTAGGGAACATCTCGTTACCGATGAGATATCTATGGGTGATTACGTATTAACTGGCGGTGAACTGCCTGCTATGACCATGACAGATGCAATCGTCAGACTTATACCAGGTGTGCTAGGGAATCAACAATCACATGAAGATGATTCATTCCAAGATGGATTATTAGAATTCCCACAATATACACGACCAAGAGAATTTAAAAACTATAAAGTGCCAGACGTTCTATTATCTGGAAACCATGCCAATATTGAACGTTGGAGACATGAACAAAAGATTATTAGAACATACGATAAGCGTCCTGACTTATTAGAACATTATGAGCTTACACAGTCAGATAAAAAAGTAATCGAAAATTATAAAAATCAGTCATCTAAGTAA
- the rimM gene encoding ribosome maturation factor RimM (Essential for efficient processing of 16S rRNA), with amino-acid sequence MKVEVGTIVNTHGIKGEVKVKSNSDFTETRFQPGEVLTIERNGENIELTIASYRVHKGFHMLKFEGINNINDIEYLKNEVLLQEREHEEIELAEHEYYYSDIIGCTMFDEQDTPIGRVIEIFETGANDVWVVKGDKEYLIPYIADVVKSVDVEGRKIVITPMEGLLD; translated from the coding sequence ATGAAAGTTGAAGTTGGCACTATAGTAAATACACATGGAATTAAAGGGGAAGTCAAAGTAAAATCAAATTCCGATTTTACTGAAACCCGTTTTCAACCAGGAGAAGTACTGACAATTGAACGTAACGGAGAAAATATAGAATTAACTATCGCCTCGTATCGAGTTCATAAAGGTTTTCATATGTTGAAATTTGAAGGTATTAATAATATTAATGACATTGAATATTTAAAAAATGAAGTGTTACTTCAAGAACGTGAACATGAAGAAATTGAATTAGCTGAACATGAATATTATTATTCCGATATTATAGGTTGTACAATGTTCGATGAACAAGATACACCGATAGGTCGAGTGATAGAAATATTTGAAACTGGCGCAAATGATGTCTGGGTGGTTAAAGGTGATAAAGAATATTTAATACCTTACATTGCTGATGTTGTAAAATCAGTAGATGTTGAAGGAAGAAAAATCGTAATCACTCCAATGGAAGGACTGTTAGATTAA
- the ftsY gene encoding signal recognition particle-docking protein FtsY, giving the protein MSFFKRLKNKFSGADQQEEQDQRDHNFADENEVESTEEKTKKTPKKLKEADFDEDGLISIEDFEEIEAQQLGAKFKAGLEKSRQNFQEQLNNLISKYRKVDEDFFEALEEMLITADVGFNTVMQLVDELRDEARRRNIQETEDLREVIVEKIVEIYHQDSEHSEVMNLEDDRLNVILMVGVNGVGKTTTIGKLAHRYQSEGKKVMLAAGDTFRAGAIEQLKVWGERVGVEVVSQAEGSDPAAVMYDAINAAQNKGADILICDTAGRLQNKANLMNELEKVKRVIGRSIPEAPHEVLLCLDATTGQNALSQASSFKDVTNVTGIVLTKLDGTAKGGIVLAIRNELHIPVKYVGLGEKLDDLQPFNPESYVYGLFADMIEENVDELPDTTEEDIVNNEEGTPDDSK; this is encoded by the coding sequence ATGAGTTTTTTTAAACGCTTAAAAAATAAATTCTCAGGTGCAGATCAACAAGAAGAACAAGATCAACGCGACCATAATTTTGCTGATGAAAATGAAGTTGAATCGACTGAGGAAAAAACAAAAAAGACCCCTAAAAAATTAAAAGAAGCAGATTTTGATGAAGATGGCTTGATTTCGATAGAAGACTTTGAAGAAATAGAAGCGCAACAACTTGGTGCTAAATTTAAAGCCGGATTAGAGAAATCTCGTCAAAATTTCCAAGAACAGCTAAACAACCTTATTTCTAAATATCGTAAAGTAGATGAAGATTTCTTCGAAGCATTAGAAGAAATGTTAATTACTGCCGATGTTGGTTTTAACACTGTTATGCAATTGGTAGATGAATTACGTGATGAAGCACGTCGTAGAAACATTCAAGAAACGGAAGATTTACGGGAAGTTATCGTTGAAAAAATAGTAGAAATTTACCATCAAGACAGTGAGCACTCAGAAGTCATGAATCTTGAAGACGATAGGTTAAATGTTATTCTAATGGTTGGTGTTAATGGTGTAGGTAAAACGACGACGATTGGTAAATTAGCTCATCGCTATCAATCTGAAGGTAAAAAAGTTATGTTAGCTGCTGGTGATACATTTAGAGCTGGTGCTATAGAACAACTTAAAGTTTGGGGTGAACGCGTAGGTGTAGAAGTGGTAAGCCAAGCGGAAGGTTCTGATCCAGCTGCGGTTATGTACGATGCTATTAACGCTGCACAAAATAAAGGCGCCGATATACTAATATGTGATACGGCAGGCAGATTGCAAAACAAAGCTAATCTAATGAATGAATTAGAAAAAGTAAAACGAGTAATCGGTCGTTCTATTCCTGAAGCACCACATGAAGTATTATTATGTTTAGATGCAACGACGGGTCAAAACGCTTTATCTCAAGCAAGCTCTTTCAAAGACGTTACTAATGTGACGGGTATCGTATTGACTAAATTGGATGGTACGGCTAAAGGTGGTATTGTATTAGCTATACGTAATGAACTGCACATTCCAGTTAAGTATGTTGGTTTAGGTGAAAAATTAGACGATTTACAACCATTTAATCCAGAAAGCTATGTTTATGGCTTGTTTGCCGATATGATAGAAGAAAATGTTGATGAACTCCCTGACACAACAGAGGAAGATATAGTAAACAATGAAGAGGGCACACCAGATGACTCAAAATGA
- a CDS encoding putative DNA-binding protein — translation MTQNDLVKTLRMNYLFDFYQALLTEKQRNYLQLFYLEDYSLSEIADTFEVSRQAVYDNIRRTGDLVEDYEAKLGLYKNFEQRTALYEEIKQHINDSEKVLEVIKTLEQID, via the coding sequence ATGACTCAAAATGATCTCGTTAAAACGTTACGCATGAATTATCTTTTTGACTTTTATCAAGCATTATTAACAGAAAAACAACGTAACTATTTACAATTATTTTATTTAGAAGATTATTCATTGAGTGAAATTGCTGATACTTTTGAAGTGAGTCGACAAGCAGTTTATGATAATATAAGAAGAACTGGCGACTTAGTAGAAGACTATGAAGCTAAGCTAGGACTTTATAAGAACTTTGAGCAAAGAACAGCATTATACGAAGAAATTAAACAACATATAAATGATTCTGAAAAAGTGTTAGAAGTAATTAAAACACTAGAACAAATAGATTAA
- a CDS encoding YfhO family protein, which yields MKRKVLYLVAFIAIALIGHSYIIYRYMHDGILFTGPNDGLEQMIPIQMFLYDHWSQGSWFYATDFGLGGDFFTDLSYYFSTNILFIFNVIAIFNLQHLIHIDTNSIAFWTANALVMSIIKSILALIATFAFAKYLILNRKIALLVASLFVISPLYFRFTVYWPFFSDIFILLPLLLLSIEKYIQQRKIGLLLIIIILSLINNFYFAYYQLLVGIIYLAIRLIFKHQKDIKMYLNDYVTLCVVAFLGLGSSAFFFFHGIQSYLGNRRLPFNSTVDLFEKLDVNTNVFYDNYLIVILFITIQALLSFKLYKHFYFRLFAIFTIISIVASFIPFVDQLFNGMSAPQKRWHYILAFNAALLIGLYVKYFKTMSIKGYCLSALPAIAVIFYSAWAYNNFVAWVYFVPIVSLIGLLILFVKESYFKVKLSYIFMIAIFILSLLVSIVFIYNQIYFPDHQQRANKSYINESMYSSPAQRNLVTYMNNHKKNSDRIDWRVNGQDNTPMYQRFKGTSLYSSIFNHNILDYYYDDLKINMSEESVSRYQSTNGRQNIASLWSVRYVMLKNYQDNVPSYFKKVKQDGQYNIYKNKYTMPAVSISNHIYDASKLNNPIDREHAMLKGIVVNNKGSNWAHPARNLLADSKIMTQNMKLLPKHQLKVNDNDGEYIIHVPNKLKRRYTDFYLTLKVDRGLPDSNYTVAVNGYNNNRLYNNSTYKTGVNTHLYKTKPDKNGDIHVNLMPRGNYKLELKSLYGEDYKTLKTAVNHNKGANTYKDINDGVKVTLNQHKSGIASINIPYRKGMRAYVDNKEVTPQKVNYMMTGVPVHKNDKTIIIKYRPPYWYTMCIISIIFIIFSICFCKLYNKRNTKHLY from the coding sequence ATGAAACGAAAAGTACTGTACTTAGTTGCATTTATTGCCATAGCACTTATCGGCCATAGTTATATAATATATAGATACATGCACGATGGCATACTTTTTACAGGACCAAACGACGGTTTGGAACAGATGATCCCTATTCAAATGTTTTTATACGATCATTGGAGTCAGGGATCATGGTTTTATGCCACTGATTTTGGTTTGGGTGGCGATTTTTTCACAGACTTAAGTTATTACTTTTCTACTAATATATTATTCATTTTTAATGTAATTGCTATTTTTAATTTACAGCATTTGATACACATCGATACGAATAGTATTGCTTTTTGGACTGCTAATGCGCTTGTAATGTCAATTATTAAATCTATCTTAGCACTGATTGCAACGTTTGCTTTTGCTAAATATTTAATCTTAAACCGTAAGATTGCTTTGCTTGTCGCTTCACTATTTGTTATCTCACCACTGTATTTTAGATTCACTGTATATTGGCCATTCTTTAGCGATATTTTCATTTTATTACCACTATTGTTACTGTCTATCGAAAAATACATACAACAAAGAAAAATTGGTTTACTATTAATAATCATAATTTTATCTCTTATAAATAACTTTTATTTTGCATATTACCAATTACTAGTGGGTATTATTTATTTAGCAATACGTCTTATATTTAAGCATCAAAAAGATATTAAAATGTATTTGAACGATTATGTAACGCTTTGCGTCGTTGCTTTTTTAGGTCTAGGTAGCAGTGCATTTTTCTTTTTTCATGGCATACAAAGCTATTTAGGTAACCGACGCTTACCATTTAACAGTACCGTAGATTTATTTGAAAAATTAGATGTAAATACGAATGTCTTTTACGATAATTACTTAATCGTAATACTCTTTATTACAATACAAGCGTTATTATCCTTTAAGTTATATAAACATTTTTATTTTAGATTATTTGCTATTTTTACAATTATTTCGATTGTGGCGAGCTTTATTCCTTTTGTTGATCAATTATTTAATGGTATGTCTGCCCCTCAAAAGCGTTGGCACTATATATTAGCTTTCAATGCAGCATTACTTATTGGTCTATACGTTAAATACTTCAAGACGATGTCTATTAAAGGTTATTGTCTCTCAGCGTTACCTGCCATAGCAGTTATTTTTTATAGCGCGTGGGCATATAATAATTTTGTGGCATGGGTTTATTTTGTACCTATAGTTAGTTTGATTGGTCTTTTAATACTTTTTGTCAAAGAAAGTTATTTTAAAGTAAAACTATCATATATTTTTATGATTGCCATTTTTATTTTGAGTTTATTAGTTTCTATAGTGTTTATTTATAATCAAATATATTTTCCAGACCATCAGCAACGTGCAAATAAAAGTTATATAAATGAAAGTATGTATAGTTCACCAGCACAAAGGAATTTAGTAACATATATGAACAATCATAAAAAGAATAGTGACCGTATTGATTGGCGCGTAAATGGACAAGACAATACGCCAATGTATCAACGCTTTAAAGGTACGAGTTTGTATTCCAGCATTTTTAATCACAATATTTTAGATTATTATTATGATGATTTAAAGATAAATATGAGTGAAGAATCTGTTAGTCGTTATCAATCAACTAACGGTCGTCAAAATATCGCTAGCTTGTGGTCAGTACGTTATGTAATGCTCAAAAACTATCAAGATAATGTACCGAGCTACTTTAAAAAAGTTAAACAAGATGGTCAATATAACATTTACAAAAATAAATATACGATGCCGGCCGTTTCTATCTCAAATCATATATACGATGCTTCCAAATTAAACAATCCAATAGATAGAGAGCACGCCATGCTTAAAGGTATTGTTGTAAATAATAAAGGGAGCAATTGGGCTCATCCTGCTAGAAATTTATTAGCCGATAGTAAAATTATGACGCAAAATATGAAATTATTACCTAAACATCAGCTTAAAGTTAATGATAATGACGGCGAATATATAATACATGTTCCTAACAAATTAAAACGACGCTATACGGACTTCTATCTAACATTAAAAGTCGATAGAGGTTTGCCAGATAGTAATTATACGGTTGCCGTAAATGGCTATAATAACAATCGATTATATAATAATTCTACTTATAAAACCGGAGTAAATACGCATTTATATAAAACAAAACCAGATAAAAACGGTGATATACATGTGAATTTAATGCCACGTGGTAATTACAAATTAGAATTAAAAAGTTTATATGGTGAAGATTATAAAACCTTAAAAACCGCTGTAAATCATAATAAGGGTGCTAACACCTATAAAGATATAAATGATGGAGTCAAAGTAACACTTAATCAACATAAAAGTGGTATAGCCAGTATTAATATCCCTTATCGTAAAGGTATGCGTGCGTATGTCGATAATAAAGAAGTAACACCTCAAAAAGTAAATTATATGATGACTGGTGTGCCAGTTCATAAAAATGATAAGACAATTATAATTAAATATCGTCCACCTTATTGGTACACGATGTGCATTATTTCAATAATATTTATCATATTCAGCATTTGCTTTTGCAAATTATACAACAAAAGAAATACTAAACATTTATATTAA
- the ffh gene encoding signal recognition particle protein: protein MAFEGLSERLQGTMQKIRGKGKVTEADIKTMMREVRLALLEADVNFKVVKDFVKTVSDRALGSDVMKSLTPGQQVIKIVQEELTQLMGGENSAITMANKPPTVVMMVGLQGAGKTTTAGKLALLMRKNYNKKPLLVAADIYRPAAIDQLQTVGKQIDVPVYSEGDQVKPQQIVDNAIKHAKEEHLDFVIIDTAGRLHIDEALMNELQDVKEITKPNEIMLVVDAMTGQDAVNVAQSFDEQLELTGVTLTKLDGDTRGGAALSIRSVTQKPIKYVGMSEKLDGLEPFHPERMASRILGMGDVLSLIEKAQQDVDQDKAKDLEQKMRSSSFTLDDFLEQLDQVKNLGPLDDIMKMIPGMNKMKGLDNLNMSEKQIDHIKAIIQSMTPSERNDPNTLNVSRKKRIANGSGRSLQEVNRLMKQFNEMKKMMKQFSGGGKGKKGKRQQMENMMKGMNLPF from the coding sequence ATGGCGTTTGAAGGATTGTCCGAGCGTTTACAAGGGACGATGCAAAAAATCCGAGGCAAAGGAAAAGTAACTGAAGCCGACATCAAAACGATGATGCGTGAGGTTAGATTGGCTTTACTAGAAGCCGACGTTAACTTTAAAGTAGTTAAAGACTTTGTTAAAACGGTGTCAGATCGAGCATTAGGTTCAGATGTAATGAAATCCTTAACACCTGGACAACAAGTCATCAAAATTGTACAAGAAGAATTAACTCAACTTATGGGTGGAGAAAATAGTGCAATTACGATGGCAAATAAACCACCTACAGTAGTTATGATGGTCGGTTTACAAGGTGCTGGTAAAACAACTACTGCTGGTAAATTGGCATTATTAATGCGCAAAAATTATAACAAAAAACCTTTGTTAGTTGCTGCCGACATTTATCGTCCGGCTGCGATTGATCAACTTCAAACTGTTGGTAAACAAATTGATGTCCCAGTTTATAGTGAAGGAGATCAAGTAAAACCCCAACAAATCGTCGATAATGCGATTAAACATGCTAAAGAAGAACATTTAGATTTTGTTATTATTGATACAGCAGGTAGATTGCACATTGATGAAGCGCTGATGAATGAGTTGCAAGACGTTAAAGAGATTACTAAGCCTAACGAAATTATGCTTGTAGTCGATGCTATGACTGGGCAAGACGCTGTTAATGTTGCACAATCATTTGATGAACAACTTGAATTAACGGGTGTGACTTTAACTAAATTAGATGGAGATACACGTGGTGGCGCTGCATTATCTATTCGTTCAGTGACTCAGAAACCAATTAAGTACGTTGGTATGAGTGAGAAATTAGACGGTTTAGAACCATTCCATCCTGAACGTATGGCGTCAAGAATTCTAGGAATGGGTGACGTATTAAGTTTAATCGAAAAAGCACAACAAGATGTTGACCAAGATAAAGCTAAAGATTTAGAACAAAAAATGCGTTCATCATCATTCACTCTAGATGACTTTTTAGAACAATTAGATCAAGTTAAAAATTTAGGACCTTTAGATGATATTATGAAAATGATACCAGGCATGAATAAAATGAAGGGTCTAGATAACTTGAATATGAGTGAAAAACAAATTGATCATATTAAGGCGATTATTCAATCAATGACTCCAAGTGAGAGAAACGATCCTAACACATTAAATGTTTCTAGAAAAAAACGTATTGCTAATGGTTCAGGACGTAGCTTACAAGAAGTCAATCGATTAATGAAACAATTTAATGAAATGAAAAAAATGATGAAACAATTTTCTGGTGGCGGTAAAGGTAAAAAAGGTAAACGTCAGCAAATGGAAAATATGATGAAAGGTATGAACTTACCATTCTAA
- the rplS gene encoding 50S ribosomal protein L19: MTNHKLIEAVTKSQLRTDLPSFRAGDSLRVHVRIIEGTRERIQVFEGVVIKRRGGGISETFTVRKISSGVGVERTFPLHTPKIEKIEVKRRGKVRRAKLYYLRNLRGKAARIPEIR; this comes from the coding sequence ATGACTAATCACAAATTGATTGAAGCAGTAACTAAATCACAACTACGCACTGATTTACCTTCTTTCCGTGCAGGTGACTCTTTAAGAGTACACGTACGTATTATTGAAGGTACGCGCGAACGTATCCAAGTATTCGAAGGTGTAGTAATTAAACGTCGTGGTGGAGGCATTTCAGAAACTTTCACTGTACGTAAAATTTCTTCAGGTGTTGGTGTGGAAAGAACTTTCCCATTACACACTCCTAAAATCGAAAAAATCGAAGTTAAACGTCGCGGTAAAGTACGTCGTGCTAAATTATACTACTTACGTAATTTACGTGGTAAAGCTGCTAGAATTCCAGAAATTCGTTAA
- the rpsP gene encoding 30S ribosomal protein S16, producing the protein MAVKLRLTRLGSKRNPFYRIVAADARAPRDGRNIEQVGTYNPNNVNAPEVKIDEELALKWLKNGAKPTDTVRNILSREGILKKFDEQK; encoded by the coding sequence ATGGCAGTTAAATTACGTTTAACACGTTTAGGTTCTAAAAGAAACCCATTTTACCGTATTGTAGCAGCTGATGCTCGCGCGCCACGTGATGGTCGTAACATCGAACAAGTTGGTACTTACAACCCTAACAATGTAAATGCACCTGAAGTTAAAATCGACGAAGAGTTAGCTCTTAAATGGTTAAAAAATGGTGCGAAACCAACTGACACAGTACGTAACATTTTATCAAGAGAAGGCATCTTGAAAAAATTCGACGAACAAAAATAA
- a CDS encoding YfhO family protein: protein MLSRFWSNKLSRFLCILFMGVTVAAIIFVPYIVRYYKDGIIFSGNGDGVRQMMPFQMYLYHHFIHFNSFYDHSFGIGGDYIKDLSYYYSTSPLTYINFIVIWICSQLFHLNPNSIMFWPGNQLILSFVKTVITFTLAFYYFHYLRFKKSATFIAALLYSGSTIVIYFNFTWSFYGDLLIFLPLSLLAMERYFKEKKLGMFIFAIALTLFSNFYFSYFEALVLLAYFAYRVIWAHKDDIVKKWQKIYTLVIATILSLLSAILGFYTGVSSFFANNRKDNPDFHIQALTDFERQTHFFSNGFYITVTIFAVVALLSFQLYRYYYYRLFAIMTWLMLIGSLTPYFDSLFNGFSTPERRWIYVFALTTGALVGLFIHHLKEITLRAYFMASIPVVIMIISANILIKHEKLTWMYICLTIMIVIGSIIARKHLLNKHWPIALVVILFMVQQAVLVNNHSDNNLKKYETTFSELKSPKYYNSTIAKSINKINESHRHNPFNRIDYMSKFSLNTPLIYHFNGILLYSSIFDGNLLHYYDKTMQINMPTDTNSTYRLLSNRANLMALWNVKDRIKKSNDKNLPYGFKVTDKITPNKRAQFIHSKNTIDYPSAHITNKVYNTHDLNSPLDREQAMLQGVTLTDNHKSNTNFKPNKNLLSSAQASYINAHKTSNDTLIVTKNNGGIQYKLPSHLAHKYKDMYISMDLVLRAPDKRHKIAVNEYSQQRKELTYKYRRVVKPVTIRVKANENLNLKLPKGKYNYKIHGIYGEDYKTLRTSAKSLDKINVSQQRNGYTLTNNQRRKGYIVLPIPFREGMKATAYGKTIPVMKGNGIMTVIHAKHGEQQIKLTYQPPLLWPLICISIIGIVSSVLFAKWVKRH, encoded by the coding sequence ATGTTAAGCCGCTTTTGGTCTAATAAGTTATCGCGCTTTTTATGTATTTTATTTATGGGGGTAACAGTCGCTGCTATAATTTTCGTACCGTACATCGTTAGGTATTATAAAGACGGTATAATTTTTAGTGGTAACGGGGATGGCGTAAGACAAATGATGCCATTTCAAATGTATCTTTATCACCACTTCATTCATTTTAATAGCTTTTATGACCATTCATTCGGAATCGGTGGCGATTATATAAAAGATCTTTCTTATTATTACTCGACGTCACCTTTAACTTATATTAATTTTATTGTTATTTGGATATGTAGCCAATTATTTCATCTTAATCCAAATAGCATTATGTTTTGGCCTGGAAATCAATTAATCTTATCTTTTGTTAAAACTGTAATAACATTTACACTGGCTTTTTATTATTTTCATTATTTACGTTTTAAGAAGTCTGCTACCTTTATTGCAGCTCTTTTATATAGTGGTTCAACGATAGTCATTTATTTTAATTTCACTTGGTCTTTTTATGGTGATTTATTAATATTTTTACCTTTGTCATTGTTGGCTATGGAACGTTATTTCAAAGAGAAAAAACTAGGTATGTTTATTTTTGCGATAGCACTTACGCTATTTTCAAATTTTTATTTTAGTTATTTTGAAGCACTTGTCTTACTAGCATATTTTGCTTATAGAGTTATATGGGCACACAAAGATGATATTGTAAAGAAATGGCAAAAAATATATACATTGGTCATAGCTACTATATTAAGCCTATTATCTGCAATTTTGGGCTTCTATACCGGCGTTTCGTCATTCTTTGCAAATAACCGTAAAGATAATCCTGATTTTCATATACAAGCCCTTACAGATTTTGAACGTCAAACACATTTTTTCTCTAATGGTTTTTATATTACTGTAACAATATTTGCCGTAGTAGCATTATTGTCGTTTCAATTATATCGATATTACTATTATCGTTTATTCGCAATTATGACTTGGTTAATGTTAATAGGTTCATTAACACCTTATTTCGATAGTTTGTTTAACGGGTTTTCGACACCTGAAAGACGTTGGATTTATGTCTTTGCTCTAACGACAGGTGCATTAGTTGGTTTATTTATACACCATTTAAAAGAGATAACTTTACGAGCTTATTTCATGGCAAGTATACCTGTAGTAATAATGATAATAAGCGCTAATATATTGATTAAACACGAAAAACTTACATGGATGTACATATGCCTTACAATTATGATAGTCATTGGTTCGATAATTGCCCGCAAACACTTATTAAATAAGCACTGGCCAATTGCATTAGTAGTTATATTATTTATGGTGCAACAAGCTGTTTTAGTTAACAACCATAGCGACAACAATTTAAAAAAATATGAAACGACTTTTTCGGAATTAAAAAGCCCTAAATACTATAATAGTACAATCGCTAAATCGATTAATAAAATAAATGAATCACATCGGCACAATCCATTTAATAGAATAGATTATATGTCTAAATTTTCACTTAATACACCTTTGATTTATCATTTTAATGGGATTTTATTATATTCTAGTATTTTTGATGGTAATCTATTACATTATTATGATAAAACCATGCAAATTAATATGCCTACAGATACAAATAGTACGTATCGCTTATTATCAAATCGCGCTAATTTAATGGCATTATGGAACGTTAAAGATCGTATCAAAAAGTCTAACGACAAAAATTTACCTTATGGGTTCAAAGTTACTGATAAGATTACACCAAACAAAAGGGCTCAATTCATACACAGTAAAAATACGATTGATTATCCGAGTGCGCATATTACGAATAAGGTCTATAACACGCATGACTTAAATTCACCTTTAGACAGAGAACAAGCAATGTTACAAGGCGTAACTTTAACGGACAATCACAAGTCAAATACTAACTTTAAGCCGAATAAAAATTTATTATCTTCGGCACAAGCCTCTTATATAAATGCACATAAAACTAGCAATGATACATTGATAGTTACTAAAAATAATGGTGGTATTCAATATAAGCTACCTTCACATCTAGCTCATAAATATAAAGACATGTATATTTCAATGGACCTAGTATTACGAGCACCTGATAAACGACATAAGATAGCTGTAAATGAATATTCTCAACAACGAAAAGAACTCACATATAAATATCGACGCGTAGTAAAACCGGTCACAATCAGAGTAAAAGCGAATGAAAACTTAAACCTTAAACTACCTAAAGGTAAATACAACTATAAAATACACGGTATTTATGGTGAAGATTATAAAACATTACGTACAAGCGCAAAATCACTCGATAAGATTAATGTCTCGCAACAACGTAATGGTTATACACTAACTAACAATCAAAGACGTAAAGGTTATATTGTACTTCCAATTCCTTTCAGAGAGGGTATGAAAGCTACTGCATATGGGAAAACTATCCCTGTTATGAAAGGAAATGGCATAATGACTGTGATACATGCCAAACATGGCGAACAACAAATTAAACTTACTTATCAACCACCACTGCTATGGCCTTTAATTTGTATTAGTATTATTGGCATAGTATCTAGTGTCTTATTTGCAAAATGGGTGAAACGACATTAA